Within the Terriglobales bacterium genome, the region CAGCGAAAGCGTCGCAAACATCGCCGGATGCGACCGGATAAACTCCATAGCCTCATGTCCGCGCTCATGCGCATAGGCAATCTCGCCCATCCCCTGATACGCAGCAAACTCGGCTGCGTTCTGACTGGGATGCCGTTGCCACTTCCATAAACCGTCAGCATCTTCATAGTTGCCAAGCCGCAGCTCTGCGCCAAAATTGCTGCGAATGAACACGAACCTGCCAAACACCTCATAGTTGCGGATCATCCACGGTGTCACGCAGAGCACGAAGATGACAATTGCTAATGCCGCCGGGCCCATCCATTTTTTGTGTTCACGAAGACGTTGATAACATGCCCACGCCAACGCGAAAGGCAGCAGCGACAGCAGCGAAGGATTGCTAAGTGCAATCGCCCCCCAGGTAAGCCCGAAGAGCACCCACGTTTTCAGGCCGTCGGAATTTTTCAGCCGCAGCGTCAACAAAAAAACTACACTCAACAGGAAAGCGGAAAAGCTCGTCTCCCACACCCAGCGAATGGCAAAATACATGGAGTAGGGCAGCACCGCCCACAACCATGCCGACCATAAAGCTGTTTTCTCGCCGAGAGTCTCCTTTGCGATGGAATAAATCGTCAGGCAAGTCAGGGCCGAAAATAAACTGTTGATCGCGAGCAGGACCCACGCGGATTGATAGCTGTAAATTCCGAAGATCTTGAACACACCAGCCACCAAATATGGATACAGCGGCGCAACCCACGCCGTGGGCCCGGTGTTCCCATGGAACGGAGAGCTAAAACCCTGGCCGGTCGCAACCGAGTAGGCAATCCTGCCCGTCTCCCAACCCAAGCCAAAGCTTTCCTGGTCAGGACTGGTTTTATACGTGTGCTCGGCCGTCATGACCAGCAGGCGCAGTGCCAGCGCCACCAGTGCAATAACGATCGGCCTGCGCAAGGTTTTTCTTAGAACACTGGAAGATTGGGCCGCATGGCTGGAAGAGGCGTTAGGAGATTCAGATTCAAGTTTATTGATGGGCACCAACCTACGCCTTCACCTTTACTGGTTTCCCCGTGCGCGCAGCTTCATAGATGGCGCTGATGATCTGTATATCGCGCCGTCCCATCTCTCCTCCGACGGGAGTTTCGCGCCCGGTGAGGATGCAATCGGCAAAGTCATCCATATGGGCGGCCTGCTGATTGATGGGAGTGAAATTCAGCGGTCCGCGGCTGGTTTCGGCCACGATGCCGCGGTAGGTAAATGCATGTTGCTTAAATTCCATCCAGCCCTTTGCGCCTTCAATGCGGAATTGATCGGCGGAGTGATTGAAACTTGTGACCGCATCGCATTTTGCGCCATTGGGGAATTCCATCGTCCAACGGATGGTCTCTTCCACTTCATTGAATAGTTCGGGCTTGGTCTTCGGTTCCTCGTGCGCGGTTACGGAGACAGGCGCAACTCCATTGGCGGCCATGCATGCTCCATGCACAATGTAGATGCCGAGGTCCATCATCGGACCGCCTCCCGCCAGCTTCTTATCAATTCGCCACGCGCGTTGGCCAAAAATGAATCCGCGGTCGCCCGTCATTTTCATGAAAGGACCAAAGTCCTGTTCTTTCGCCAGCCGCATCATCTCTTTGTGATAGAGGTCGTAATGCAGCCGGTATCCAACCGCCAACTTAACCTTCGCCTTCTTGCAAGCGGCAATCATCCGGTCGCAGCCTTCGACAGATGTAGCCATCGGTTTTTCCGAGATCACGTGCTTGCCCGCCTTTGCGACTCGGACGGTATATTCAGGATGCAACGCTGGCGGCGTCACAACGTAGACAATATCAATATCTGGATTGTGCGCAATCTGCTCCATATTGTCGTAGCTGTAGATGTTCTTCTTGTTCAAGTTATAGGTTGCCGCCCACTGCTCGCCCTTTTCTGGATGGCCGGTAATTACGCCGGCCAGGTAGCACAGCTTGGTCTCACGCAAAGCGGGCCCAAGTTGGCCTGAGGAATATTTGCCCAGCCCGAGCAACGCCACGCCCAGCTTGCGGCCTTTGTTTTGTGCCAGCGCTTCCTGGGCACGAAGATCAAGTCCAGTGGTTGCCAGAGCCGCTGTTCCGAACAAAAGATTGCGCAAAAAGTCGCGGCGTGAGGTATCGAAGATGGTCATAAGAGTGGGCTCCCGGTCGAGCTGGGTTCAACAGGTTACAGATTCTAATCCCGTGTGGCGTATAGGTTCAACTTTTTCTCTTCCAGAAAATCCAGCTTCTCCTTCAGATGCGTGGCTTCGGGCGACGGATAAACTTTGACCCCCGTCAAGCTATCGCATTGCTGAATATCGTGGTGCTGCAGATAACAACTTCTCCAACTGTCCTTAACATTGTGATATTGGGCCATCATAGATCGGTCACCGATGCGCACCGGCACAGCCGCGCTCACGGCAATCACTAAAATGACGATGGTTCCAACTGTTTTAAAACTTTTGCTGCTGTATGCGAGACAGGAAAAATATATTCCGAGAAATGCGGGAATCAGATAAGAGACATAACGTGAGCTTTGCGCGGTCAACAAGCCCATGCAAAGCCGTCCCAAAGCCGTATTGGCGCAAAACAGCAGGGAAAAGATAAGCAAAGCAGCGCCCACCAGGTTTTGCGCTCCGCTTTCTTCTTTTCTCGACAGAACCCCTGCCAATGCAGCCACCAGTGCTACACCACTCCAAACCAAAATCATGCTGCCGATGAGGGTTGGAATTACACCAGATCCTTTGATCCCGGTGAAATTCACAAACATCAGGCCTGCATAGTGCACATACTGCATCATCGGCTCGGAAAAAGGTTTGAAGCATGCTGCTGCGGGGTCAAACTTGTAACCAATGAAGAAAGAAAAAAATGAACCCACAGCGATCAGAATCGCCACAAGCGAAAC harbors:
- a CDS encoding Gfo/Idh/MocA family oxidoreductase, whose protein sequence is MTIFDTSRRDFLRNLLFGTAALATTGLDLRAQEALAQNKGRKLGVALLGLGKYSSGQLGPALRETKLCYLAGVITGHPEKGEQWAATYNLNKKNIYSYDNMEQIAHNPDIDIVYVVTPPALHPEYTVRVAKAGKHVISEKPMATSVEGCDRMIAACKKAKVKLAVGYRLHYDLYHKEMMRLAKEQDFGPFMKMTGDRGFIFGQRAWRIDKKLAGGGPMMDLGIYIVHGACMAANGVAPVSVTAHEEPKTKPELFNEVEETIRWTMEFPNGAKCDAVTSFNHSADQFRIEGAKGWMEFKQHAFTYRGIVAETSRGPLNFTPINQQAAHMDDFADCILTGRETPVGGEMGRRDIQIISAIYEAARTGKPVKVKA
- a CDS encoding glycosyltransferase family 39 protein translates to MPINKLESESPNASSSHAAQSSSVLRKTLRRPIVIALVALALRLLVMTAEHTYKTSPDQESFGLGWETGRIAYSVATGQGFSSPFHGNTGPTAWVAPLYPYLVAGVFKIFGIYSYQSAWVLLAINSLFSALTCLTIYSIAKETLGEKTALWSAWLWAVLPYSMYFAIRWVWETSFSAFLLSVVFLLTLRLKNSDGLKTWVLFGLTWGAIALSNPSLLSLLPFALAWACYQRLREHKKWMGPAALAIVIFVLCVTPWMIRNYEVFGRFVFIRSNFGAELRLGNYEDADGLWKWQRHPSQNAAEFAAYQGMGEIAYAHERGHEAMEFIRSHPAMFATLSLKRAYYFWFGTPRTSGTPGLSRSRYIFFLLSTVLAFGGLWLVIRQKKPGAFLYAMLLLVYPAVYYITFPHPRYRHPIEPEMMILGVWFVIEVWRSVAVKSQ